A section of the Deinococcus gobiensis I-0 genome encodes:
- a CDS encoding transposase produces the protein MNPKEPRSRRLYSDILPCFSRKQHRESFEVFLDLLLDGSGRPLPERATVKSPSALSRFLNHAGWDTRHLCRVLRRHALKTAQDWWRASPHQRPRLELLVDLTSLEKTGQFAELADWVHTYHGVRGVHLVVLYLCCGELRLPWAFQIWRGKGKASPAQLALKLLRTVPATLLKGNRRPRLHADGGFESAEFIRGVLARGLDIVVGVRCTRKLEDGRQVRDLMVRGSLVKPIGLDQTMCISWVWLYRNTEPEQRFVMSNLDLGGKYLARMGKRRWRIEAFFKTVKGRFGLERFAQHSKQGVMRWWCLSGMAFLLCHLQNLDLPEREADRWPDWGELARTVRFSFVPEVRRQALQLELNALDAFQHALFAPST, from the coding sequence AACCGCGTTCCAGACGGCTCTATTCTGACATCCTGCCCTGCTTTTCCCGCAAGCAACATCGGGAATCCTTCGAGGTCTTCCTCGACCTGCTGTTGGATGGTTCCGGCAGACCGCTGCCGGAACGGGCCACGGTCAAGTCCCCCTCGGCCCTCAGCCGCTTTCTCAACCACGCAGGCTGGGACACCCGGCACCTCTGCCGGGTGTTGCGTCGGCACGCCCTCAAGACCGCGCAGGACTGGTGGCGAGCGTCACCCCATCAGCGTCCCCGGCTGGAGCTGCTGGTCGACCTGACGAGCTTGGAAAAGACCGGCCAGTTCGCTGAACTGGCCGATTGGGTCCACACCTACCACGGCGTCCGGGGGGTCCACTTGGTCGTGCTGTACCTGTGCTGCGGGGAACTGCGTCTCCCTTGGGCTTTTCAAATCTGGCGAGGGAAGGGCAAGGCGTCCCCCGCCCAACTCGCCCTGAAGTTGCTCCGGACCGTCCCGGCCACGTTACTGAAGGGCAACCGTCGGCCCCGTCTGCATGCAGACGGGGGCTTCGAGAGTGCCGAGTTCATTCGCGGCGTGCTCGCACGAGGTCTGGACATTGTGGTCGGGGTGCGCTGCACCCGGAAACTCGAGGATGGGCGGCAGGTCCGTGACCTGATGGTCCGGGGAAGTCTGGTCAAGCCCATAGGGCTTGACCAGACCATGTGCATCTCCTGGGTCTGGCTCTACCGGAACACCGAGCCGGAACAACGCTTCGTCATGTCCAACCTCGACCTGGGCGGCAAGTACCTCGCTCGCATGGGGAAACGCCGCTGGCGCATTGAAGCCTTCTTCAAAACAGTCAAGGGGAGATTCGGACTTGAACGCTTTGCTCAGCACAGCAAACAGGGGGTGATGCGCTGGTGGTGCCTCTCTGGGATGGCCTTCCTGCTGTGCCACCTCCAGAACCTCGATCTGCCCGAGAGGGAAGCGGACAGGTGGCCCGACTGGGGCGAGTTGGCGAGAACCGTACGGTTCTCGTTCGTCCCCGAAGTGCGGCGTCAAGCACTTCAACTGGAATTGAACGCCCTCGACGCGTTCCAGCACGCACTTTTTGCCCCTTCAACCTAA